From Myxococcales bacterium, the proteins below share one genomic window:
- a CDS encoding YbaB/EbfC family nucleoid-associated protein, whose translation MNFRGGMTELMRQAARIQRKIDQTKEELKDKEVVFGSAGDKVKATATYGGKVARIEVDPEFLKSEGLELTLDAVVAAVNGATDAADKAMAAELEKVTGGVKIPGLT comes from the coding sequence ATGAATTTTCGTGGTGGAATGACCGAGCTCATGCGTCAGGCGGCGCGCATCCAGCGCAAGATCGACCAGACCAAAGAGGAGCTCAAAGACAAAGAGGTCGTGTTCGGCTCGGCCGGCGACAAGGTCAAAGCGACCGCGACCTACGGCGGCAAGGTCGCCCGCATCGAGGTCGATCCCGAGTTCCTGAAGAGCGAGGGCCTCGAGCTCACGCTCGACGCCGTGGTCGCCGCGGTGAACGGCGCGACCGACGCCGCCGACAAGGCCATGGCGGCCGAGCTCGAGAAGGTCACCGGCGGCGTGAAGATCCCGGGCCTCACCTGA
- the recR gene encoding recombination protein RecR, with protein sequence MLPPRVRRIAQLLTRLPGVGEKTANRYVLHLLGQDPEVLHELGRELGALPDVVGPCARCGNLAESPEGAPLGQERTCAVCADTRRDGTLLCVVGRVHDLFAIERTGTMRGRYFVLGKLLSPLEGIGPDDLPVPKLLRRVRDEGITEVIVATPPSVDGEATALFLKRELGPLGVTLSRIASGVPHGGDLEYADPITMGRALAGRQKL encoded by the coding sequence ATGCTCCCTCCCCGCGTACGCCGCATCGCCCAGCTCCTCACGCGCCTCCCTGGCGTCGGCGAGAAGACCGCCAATCGTTACGTCCTCCATCTCCTCGGCCAAGATCCCGAGGTCCTCCACGAGCTCGGGCGCGAGCTCGGCGCGCTCCCCGACGTGGTCGGCCCGTGCGCCCGCTGCGGCAACCTCGCCGAGTCTCCCGAGGGCGCGCCGCTCGGACAGGAGCGCACGTGCGCCGTGTGCGCGGACACGCGCCGCGACGGGACCCTCCTCTGCGTCGTGGGGCGGGTGCACGATCTCTTCGCGATCGAGCGCACCGGCACGATGCGGGGCCGCTACTTCGTGCTCGGCAAGCTCCTCTCGCCGCTCGAAGGCATCGGGCCGGACGACCTCCCCGTGCCCAAGCTGCTCCGGCGCGTGCGCGACGAAGGCATCACCGAGGTGATCGTGGCGACCCCCCCTTCGGTCGACGGCGAGGCCACCGCGCTCTTCTTGAAGCGCGAGCTCGGCCCACTCGGCGTCACCCTCTCGCGCATCGCGAGCGGTGTGCCGCACGGCGGTGATCTCGAGTACGCCGACCCCATCACCATGGGCCGCGCCCTCGCAGGACGGCAGAAGCTCTAG
- the tsf gene encoding translation elongation factor Ts translates to MAEITAKLVKELRDRTQAGMSTCKEALVEAAGDIDKAIEILQKKREIKSASVAGKIATEGEVRTLVSADRKRGTIVEVNCQTDFVARGDDFQGFLGEAVKAAADLAVGAALPEALEQKRKDISGSTGENVVMRRWENMTAKGDGGAIVSYVHMGGKIGVLLSGEAPTAAAAKEPAFIEFLDNCAMQIAAMSPTVVDKSEVAEAEIAKQKEIFAAQLKDEGKPEAAWPKIIEGKVTKWFTEITLLGQDNVWGAEGTIDKLRQDLGKKLGGEVKLHSFFRYGLGDGIEKKVDDLAAEVAKMTGG, encoded by the coding sequence ATGGCCGAGATCACTGCCAAGCTTGTGAAAGAGCTCCGCGACCGCACCCAGGCTGGAATGAGCACCTGCAAAGAGGCGCTCGTGGAGGCCGCGGGCGACATCGACAAGGCGATCGAGATCCTCCAGAAGAAGCGCGAGATCAAGAGCGCCAGCGTGGCCGGCAAGATCGCGACCGAGGGCGAGGTCCGCACGCTCGTCTCGGCCGATCGGAAGCGCGGCACGATCGTCGAGGTCAACTGCCAGACCGACTTCGTCGCCCGCGGCGACGACTTCCAGGGCTTCCTCGGCGAGGCCGTGAAGGCCGCGGCCGATCTCGCGGTGGGCGCGGCCCTCCCCGAGGCCCTCGAGCAGAAGCGCAAGGACATCTCCGGCTCGACCGGCGAGAACGTCGTCATGCGCCGCTGGGAGAACATGACCGCCAAGGGCGACGGCGGCGCGATCGTCAGCTACGTCCACATGGGCGGCAAGATCGGCGTCCTCCTCTCGGGCGAGGCCCCCACGGCCGCCGCCGCGAAGGAGCCCGCCTTCATCGAGTTCCTCGACAACTGCGCGATGCAGATCGCCGCCATGTCCCCCACCGTGGTCGACAAGTCGGAGGTCGCCGAGGCCGAGATCGCGAAGCAGAAAGAGATCTTCGCGGCGCAGCTCAAGGACGAGGGCAAGCCCGAGGCTGCCTGGCCCAAGATCATCGAGGGCAAGGTCACGAAGTGGTTCACCGAGATCACGCTCCTCGGCCAGGACAACGTCTGGGGCGCCGAGGGCACCATCGACAAGCTCCGCCAGGACCTCGGCAAGAAGCTCGGCGGTGAGGTGAAGCTCCACTCGTTCTTCCGCTACGGTCTCGGCGACGGCATCGAGAAGAAGGTCGACGACCTCGCGGCCGAGGTCGCGAAGATGACCGGCGGCTGA